A single Parabacteroides timonensis DNA region contains:
- a CDS encoding SusC/RagA family TonB-linked outer membrane protein yields the protein MMKKLTLAMLFLFIGISMVIAQTRQVTGTIISAEDNEPIIGASVIVKGTTIGTVSDHNGAFSLEVPNTTKTLMFSYVGMVGKEVPVQNIMHVVLNTASTELDEVMIVAYGTAKKSSFTGSAANIKTEKLENLQAASLTKALEGAAPGIQVTGSTGMPGDNAKIQIRGVGSVNASNDPLYVVDGAPFDGDISTINTEDISSITVLKDATSAALYGARGANGVVMITTKKGTSGKVQLNAKVNLGVVSRAIPEYNRVSTGEYYELMWEGWRNALVNNNGYTPEQAAATASGGDKNGIVGKLGGYNSYNVANDQLIGADGKLNPNARLLYNDDWNKELSRTALRQEYNVSVNGGGQNSTFFASASYTNEEGMVKWSDFERFTGRVGLTSQINSWLKVDAGLSGATSKQNGFLAEGSYTTNPFYYGRMMAPIYPIYQYDGNGQIVRNANGDIMYDMGGGNSPYAWDGHTRQYAPNSNLMVTLPLDDRSTERNMISARVSAEIKFLKDFTLKISGNTDISNDYKTTYQNNMYGDAEGVSGRSTKNYIKKNSYTFNQILTWNKSFGNHNLALLGGHENYMYTYRYLEATRTGFTVPTTEIVAGSVAEGSTSYTNEYSLEGYLFQANYDYANKYYLSGSFRYDGTSRFYKDARWGTFWSLGASWRLSEEDFIKDIHWIDNLKLKASYGQQGNDNILDEWGDPIYFGWQSLYSFDDKNNGTLNGAVHNQLLNKELEWEKNSNLNVGAEFAMFDFLRGEIDVFNRVSSNLLFKAPRPQSTGIEYMWQNIGTMRNTGLEVSLGFDIFKKTDFHWSLDLNATFFKNKITKMPKDSDGKAQEIINGTKKLSEGHSIYDFWLREYAGVDPTDGSALYYMDITDDKGNVTGRETTKDQNAASYYYMGDAIPDLYGGFTNSFSYKGFDLSIFFSYQIGGQMYDSNYLGLMHPGSFGTHWSTDILDRWQKPGDITDVPRLQNNYTAANAASSRWLTNASYLALKNVTLSYTLPKTIQKKLDMKNCKIFLTGDNLFLLSKRKGMDPQQSFNGTADYTYVPNRVVSLGINVTF from the coding sequence ATGATGAAAAAGTTAACTTTAGCAATGCTATTCCTATTTATAGGAATCAGTATGGTGATTGCTCAGACGAGGCAAGTAACAGGTACCATTATTTCCGCAGAAGACAATGAACCCATTATTGGTGCTTCTGTAATAGTGAAAGGTACAACTATCGGCACAGTATCGGATCATAACGGTGCCTTTTCATTGGAAGTTCCCAACACCACAAAGACTCTCATGTTTTCTTATGTTGGAATGGTTGGAAAAGAAGTTCCGGTTCAAAACATTATGCATGTCGTGTTGAACACAGCTTCAACCGAGTTAGACGAAGTTATGATCGTTGCTTACGGAACAGCCAAAAAATCTTCATTTACAGGTTCCGCTGCAAATATCAAAACTGAAAAACTGGAAAATCTTCAGGCTGCTTCATTGACAAAAGCTTTAGAAGGTGCAGCTCCGGGTATTCAGGTTACGGGAAGTACCGGTATGCCGGGAGATAATGCTAAAATCCAAATCCGTGGCGTTGGCTCAGTAAATGCATCGAACGATCCGTTATATGTTGTAGACGGTGCACCGTTCGATGGTGATATCAGTACGATCAATACAGAAGATATTTCCAGTATCACAGTATTGAAAGACGCCACTTCAGCTGCTTTGTATGGAGCCCGCGGCGCAAATGGCGTAGTTATGATCACGACCAAGAAAGGAACCTCCGGAAAAGTACAGTTGAATGCAAAAGTTAATTTAGGTGTCGTTTCACGTGCAATTCCAGAATACAACCGTGTAAGCACAGGAGAATACTATGAATTAATGTGGGAAGGCTGGCGTAATGCATTGGTAAACAACAATGGATATACACCCGAACAAGCTGCTGCAACGGCTAGCGGAGGCGATAAAAATGGTATCGTTGGTAAATTAGGAGGATATAATAGCTATAACGTAGCAAACGACCAGTTGATTGGGGCAGATGGAAAGCTGAATCCTAACGCCCGTCTGTTATATAATGACGACTGGAATAAAGAGTTATCACGTACGGCTTTACGTCAGGAATATAATGTCTCCGTAAATGGAGGTGGACAGAATTCTACATTTTTTGCTTCTGCGTCCTATACAAATGAAGAAGGAATGGTCAAATGGTCTGATTTCGAACGCTTCACCGGACGCGTCGGATTAACGAGCCAAATTAATTCGTGGTTGAAAGTCGATGCAGGTTTATCCGGTGCGACTTCCAAGCAAAACGGTTTCCTGGCAGAAGGTTCTTACACAACCAATCCGTTCTATTATGGACGTATGATGGCTCCGATTTATCCGATCTATCAATATGACGGCAATGGACAAATCGTCAGAAATGCGAACGGTGATATTATGTATGATATGGGTGGAGGTAATTCTCCTTATGCCTGGGACGGCCATACACGCCAATATGCACCCAATTCAAACCTGATGGTTACCTTACCGCTCGATGACCGCTCTACGGAACGTAACATGATTTCCGCTCGTGTATCTGCAGAAATTAAATTCCTGAAAGATTTCACTTTGAAAATTTCCGGTAATACAGATATCAGTAATGACTACAAAACGACTTACCAGAATAATATGTATGGTGATGCAGAAGGTGTATCCGGACGTTCTACCAAGAACTATATCAAAAAGAATTCATATACATTCAACCAGATCCTGACCTGGAACAAATCATTCGGGAACCATAATTTGGCTTTGCTGGGAGGACATGAAAACTATATGTATACATACCGTTATCTGGAAGCTACCCGTACAGGTTTTACAGTTCCGACAACAGAAATCGTTGCCGGTTCCGTAGCGGAAGGTTCTACTTCTTACACGAACGAATACAGTTTGGAAGGTTATCTGTTCCAGGCAAATTATGATTATGCCAATAAGTACTATTTGTCCGGTTCATTCCGTTACGACGGAACCTCACGTTTTTACAAAGATGCCCGTTGGGGTACATTCTGGTCATTGGGAGCTTCCTGGCGCTTGAGTGAAGAAGATTTCATCAAAGATATCCATTGGATCGACAACCTAAAACTGAAAGCTTCTTACGGACAGCAAGGTAACGACAATATCCTGGACGAATGGGGAGATCCGATCTATTTCGGATGGCAGAGCCTATATTCGTTTGATGATAAAAACAACGGAACTCTGAACGGAGCCGTTCATAACCAGCTTTTGAATAAGGAACTGGAATGGGAAAAGAACTCCAATTTGAATGTTGGTGCTGAGTTTGCCATGTTCGACTTCCTTCGCGGTGAAATAGACGTATTCAACCGTGTATCCAGCAACTTGTTATTTAAAGCTCCGAGACCACAGTCTACCGGTATCGAATATATGTGGCAGAACATCGGAACCATGCGAAATACCGGATTGGAAGTTTCATTGGGATTCGATATCTTCAAAAAGACTGATTTCCACTGGAGTCTTGACCTGAATGCCACATTCTTCAAAAACAAGATCACAAAGATGCCGAAAGACTCTGACGGCAAAGCACAGGAGATCATTAACGGGACAAAGAAACTTTCTGAAGGACATTCAATTTATGATTTCTGGTTGCGTGAATATGCAGGTGTGGATCCGACGGACGGTAGCGCATTGTATTATATGGACATTACAGACGACAAAGGTAACGTAACCGGTCGTGAAACAACTAAAGACCAGAATGCAGCCAGCTATTATTATATGGGTGATGCTATACCCGACCTATATGGTGGCTTCACAAACAGCTTTAGTTATAAAGGCTTCGATTTATCCATTTTCTTCAGCTATCAAATCGGAGGTCAGATGTACGACTCCAATTACCTGGGCTTGATGCATCCGGGATCATTTGGTACACACTGGTCTACGGATATTCTGGACCGCTGGCAAAAACCGGGTGACATAACAGATGTTCCCCGCTTGCAGAATAACTATACGGCTGCCAATGCAGCATCTTCACGTTGGTTGACAAATGCCAGTTATCTGGCTCTGAAGAACGTAACGCTTTCTTATACGTTACCGAAAACTATCCAGAAAAAACTGGATATGAAGAACTGTAAGATTTTCCTGACCGGCGATAACCTGTTCTTGTTGAGTAAACGCAAAGGTATGGATCCGCAACAGAGCTTCAACGGAACAGCCGATTATACATACGTGCCGAATCGCGTAGTAAGTTTAGGTATTAATGTCACATTCTAA
- a CDS encoding RagB/SusD family nutrient uptake outer membrane protein translates to MKKIFSYIIICSSLLMASGCGEDYLERVPTNSVTDEDLFSTVNGAETALNGIHRSTYAYYDNHGRFGQKSIDIIIDFMADDYLQLERGYGWFVSWYQYLNNRNINSADLEFAWSYYYDIIDNVNLLLANVDNASDAALNESLVKNIKGQAYAYRAYSYWQLVQMFAYRYDYNGNNTQLGVPLVLDNSGESKPRSTVQEVYEQIFSDIDQAITLLTESDESRPNKSHINLNVAQGFKARFALTTGDWATAADMANKARQGYELTSNYKNGWNDSNDSEWIWGALLIDEQQTSYASFFSHVDPNFGGYASMGSFKLGSTEIIDYMADTDQRKQLFDEDRVGYKFTGFGDWTNDYIYMKSGEMYLIEAEALARQNKDTEAQDVIFELTKNRDPEAQKPTVTGEALIQHILMERRCDLWGDGFRLFDIKRLNIAMDRRNKGHNETFWDKAGYFEAGAKELLFLIPKQEMDANPLMEQNPL, encoded by the coding sequence ATGAAAAAAATATTTTCCTATATTATAATCTGTTCATCCCTGCTGATGGCTTCGGGATGCGGCGAGGACTATCTGGAAAGAGTTCCGACTAACAGTGTTACAGACGAAGACCTGTTCTCTACGGTAAATGGTGCGGAAACAGCACTGAATGGCATTCACCGTTCCACATATGCTTATTATGACAATCACGGACGGTTCGGTCAAAAATCTATCGATATCATTATTGATTTCATGGCGGATGATTATCTGCAATTGGAACGTGGATATGGCTGGTTCGTTTCCTGGTATCAATATCTGAATAACCGGAATATCAACTCTGCTGATTTGGAATTTGCCTGGTCCTACTATTACGATATTATCGATAATGTCAATTTGCTCCTGGCAAACGTAGACAATGCTTCCGATGCGGCATTAAACGAAAGTCTTGTCAAAAATATTAAAGGACAGGCATATGCTTACAGGGCTTACTCCTATTGGCAATTAGTGCAAATGTTCGCTTATCGCTATGATTATAATGGAAATAATACCCAACTGGGAGTTCCATTGGTATTGGATAACAGCGGAGAATCCAAGCCCCGTTCCACAGTTCAGGAGGTTTATGAACAAATCTTCAGTGACATCGATCAGGCAATAACATTACTGACCGAATCAGACGAATCCCGTCCGAACAAATCACATATCAACCTGAATGTGGCACAAGGTTTCAAAGCCCGTTTTGCTTTGACTACCGGTGATTGGGCTACTGCCGCCGATATGGCAAACAAGGCACGTCAAGGCTACGAGTTGACCAGCAACTATAAAAATGGATGGAATGATTCGAATGACAGCGAATGGATTTGGGGAGCCCTTTTGATCGATGAGCAACAGACTAGTTATGCATCTTTCTTCTCACATGTAGACCCTAATTTCGGAGGATATGCCTCGATGGGCAGTTTCAAATTAGGAAGCACGGAGATCATTGATTATATGGCGGATACCGATCAGCGTAAACAATTGTTTGATGAGGACCGTGTAGGCTACAAATTCACTGGTTTCGGAGACTGGACTAACGATTACATCTACATGAAATCCGGAGAAATGTATCTGATCGAGGCAGAAGCTCTCGCGCGTCAGAATAAAGATACAGAGGCACAGGATGTTATTTTTGAACTGACTAAAAATCGTGATCCGGAAGCTCAGAAACCGACTGTAACAGGTGAAGCTTTAATCCAGCACATTTTGATGGAACGCCGTTGCGATCTGTGGGGAGACGGTTTCCGCCTGTTCGATATCAAACGTTTGAATATCGCTATGGACAGACGCAACAAAGGACATAACGAAACATTCTGGGACAAAGCCGGTTACTTTGAAGCAGGAGCAAAAGAACTTCTGTTCCTGATCCCGAAACAAGAAATGGACGCCAATCCGTTGATGGAACAGAATCCATTATAA
- a CDS encoding AAA family ATPase produces MTLINNPFVTSGYIAPEYFCDRERETEELSRWLINENNVAIISTRRMGKTGLIRHCFQLNEIKENYYTFLIDIYATKTLREFVFQLGKAILTTLKPKGRKAWEVFVNSLVSLKAGFSLDMSGMPQWNLELGDIKSPETTLDEIFHYLAVSDKPCVVAIDEFQQVAQYPEKNTEALLRTYVQHCNNAHFIFAGSQRHLMGEMFISPARPFYQSVSILHLSAIDKQKYIEFAQHHFRMAQKNIDVAVIDSLYDRFEGITWYLQKILNILFAMTPKGEVCNSEMIEQAVDFILDSYSFTYSELLYQLPEKQKELMIAICKEGKATALTSGKFIHKYSLPSSSSVQSALKGLLEKDFVTKEGAFYMVYDRFFSLWLKRN; encoded by the coding sequence ATGACACTGATAAATAATCCATTCGTAACCAGTGGTTACATCGCTCCCGAATATTTTTGTGATCGCGAAAGGGAAACGGAAGAGTTGTCTCGTTGGCTGATCAACGAAAATAATGTGGCTATCATCTCTACCCGGCGTATGGGAAAGACCGGATTGATTCGACATTGTTTTCAATTGAATGAAATAAAGGAGAATTATTATACCTTCCTGATTGATATTTATGCGACTAAAACGCTCCGTGAGTTCGTTTTCCAGTTAGGAAAAGCGATTCTGACTACTTTAAAACCGAAAGGGCGGAAGGCATGGGAAGTGTTTGTTAATAGTTTGGTTTCTTTAAAGGCTGGCTTCTCATTGGATATGTCGGGAATGCCACAATGGAATTTGGAACTGGGAGATATCAAATCACCGGAAACGACTTTGGATGAAATCTTTCATTATCTGGCTGTATCCGATAAGCCTTGTGTTGTTGCAATCGACGAATTTCAACAGGTCGCTCAATATCCGGAAAAGAATACGGAGGCATTGCTACGTACTTATGTCCAGCATTGTAACAATGCTCATTTTATATTTGCCGGCTCACAACGTCATCTAATGGGAGAAATGTTCATTAGTCCTGCCCGTCCTTTTTATCAAAGTGTATCTATTCTACATTTGTCGGCAATCGATAAACAGAAATACATAGAGTTTGCACAACATCATTTCAGAATGGCTCAAAAGAATATTGATGTTGCAGTCATTGATTCTTTGTACGATCGTTTTGAAGGAATCACCTGGTATCTGCAAAAAATATTGAATATTCTTTTTGCAATGACTCCGAAAGGAGAGGTTTGCAATAGCGAAATGATTGAACAGGCCGTGGACTTTATTCTGGATTCATATTCCTTTACTTATTCCGAATTGCTTTATCAATTACCGGAAAAACAAAAAGAATTGATGATTGCCATTTGCAAAGAAGGAAAGGCAACGGCGCTGACTTCCGGAAAGTTTATCCATAAATATAGTTTGCCGTCGAGTAGTTCGGTTCAATCGGCACTAAAAGGATTGCTTGAAAAAGATTTTGTTACTAAAGAGGGAGCCTTTTATATGGTTTATGATCGCTTTTTCTCTTTGTGGCTAAAACGGAATTAA
- a CDS encoding gluconate 5-dehydrogenase encodes MVNFSLEGKVALVTGASYGIGFALATAFAQAGAKIVFNDIKQELVDKGLAAYKAEGIDAKGYVCDVTSEEQVNAMVAQIEKEVGVIDILVNNAGIIKRIPMHEMSAAEFRQVIDVDLNAPFIVSKAVIPSMIKKGHGKIINICSMMSELGRETVSAYAAAKGGLKMLTRNIASEYGQYNIQCNGIGPGYIATPQTAPLRETQPDGSRHPFDSFIIAKTPAARWGTPEDLMGPAVFLASDASDFVNGHVLYVDGGILAYIGKQP; translated from the coding sequence ATGGTAAATTTCTCATTAGAAGGAAAAGTGGCACTTGTAACAGGTGCTTCTTACGGAATTGGTTTCGCACTGGCTACTGCCTTTGCCCAGGCAGGTGCAAAGATCGTTTTCAACGATATCAAACAGGAATTGGTAGATAAAGGTCTGGCAGCTTATAAAGCGGAAGGCATCGATGCAAAAGGATATGTTTGTGATGTAACCAGCGAAGAGCAGGTAAATGCAATGGTTGCCCAGATCGAGAAAGAAGTAGGTGTGATCGATATTTTGGTAAACAATGCCGGTATTATCAAACGTATTCCGATGCATGAAATGTCGGCTGCCGAATTCCGTCAGGTGATCGATGTGGATTTGAATGCTCCGTTCATCGTTTCAAAAGCAGTTATTCCTTCCATGATCAAAAAAGGTCACGGAAAGATCATCAATATCTGCTCCATGATGAGTGAACTGGGACGTGAAACCGTTTCTGCCTATGCAGCAGCTAAGGGCGGTTTGAAGATGCTGACTCGTAATATCGCTTCCGAATACGGTCAATATAACATCCAGTGTAACGGTATCGGCCCGGGTTATATTGCTACTCCGCAGACGGCTCCGCTTCGCGAAACTCAACCGGACGGCTCACGCCATCCGTTCGATTCTTTCATTATCGCAAAGACACCGGCTGCCCGTTGGGGAACTCCGGAAGATTTGATGGGACCGGCTGTATTCCTCGCTTCCGATGCATCCGACTTCGTAAACGGACATGTATTGTATGTTGACGGCGGTATCCTGGCTTATATCGGAAAACAACCCTGA
- the kduI gene encoding 5-dehydro-4-deoxy-D-glucuronate isomerase, with the protein MKTNYELRYAAHPEDAKQYDTKRIRRDFLIETVFAPNEVNMVYSMYDRMIVGGAMPVGEVLKLEAIDPLKAPYFLTRREMGIFSVGGPGIVKAGDATFELDFKEALYLGSGDREVTFESKDPKNPAKFYFNSTTAHRNYPDKKVTKADAVVAAMGSLEMSNDRNINKMIVNQVLPTCQLQMGMTELKPGSVWNTMPAHVHSRRMEAYFYFDIPEDQAICHFMGEVDETRHIWMKGDQAVLSPEWSIHSAAATHNYTFIWGMGGENLDYGDQDFSKITDLK; encoded by the coding sequence ATGAAAACAAATTATGAATTGCGTTATGCTGCGCATCCGGAAGATGCAAAGCAATATGATACGAAACGTATTCGTCGGGATTTCCTGATCGAAACGGTTTTCGCACCGAATGAAGTGAATATGGTTTATTCCATGTACGACCGAATGATCGTAGGTGGTGCTATGCCTGTCGGCGAAGTATTGAAACTGGAAGCGATCGATCCGTTGAAAGCTCCTTATTTCCTGACCCGTCGTGAAATGGGTATTTTCAGTGTAGGCGGTCCCGGTATTGTGAAAGCCGGTGATGCTACATTCGAACTGGATTTTAAAGAAGCGCTTTACCTGGGTTCGGGCGACCGTGAAGTAACTTTCGAAAGCAAGGATCCGAAGAATCCGGCTAAGTTCTACTTCAATTCTACCACGGCTCATCGTAACTATCCGGATAAGAAAGTGACGAAGGCGGATGCCGTTGTGGCTGCTATGGGGTCGCTGGAAATGTCGAACGACCGTAATATCAACAAGATGATCGTGAATCAGGTATTGCCGACCTGCCAGTTGCAGATGGGTATGACCGAACTGAAACCGGGCAGTGTCTGGAACACGATGCCGGCACACGTTCACAGCCGTCGTATGGAAGCTTATTTCTATTTCGATATCCCTGAAGATCAGGCTATCTGCCACTTTATGGGTGAGGTAGACGAAACCCGTCATATCTGGATGAAAGGCGACCAGGCTGTTTTATCTCCCGAATGGTCTATCCACAGTGCGGCTGCTACTCACAACTATACTTTTATCTGGGGTATGGGTGGTGAGAACCTCGATTATGGCGATCAGGATTTTTCTAAAATTACAGACTTAAAATAA
- a CDS encoding DUF2264 domain-containing protein, with amino-acid sequence MTNLIKTTAFLVCFLCLSFHGKAQQSGVGDRAFWVETLTRIADPVLTNLSNNTLKKNMPYESLSKDRSDFAHLEAVGRLICGISPWLELGPDNTPEGQLRDKYIKLAVKGLKNAVNPESPDYLVFGKPYQPLVDAAFLAQGLLRARTQLWDNLDPQAKEWMITEFKRSRSIKPWENNWLLFASMVEAALLEFTGECDMDRLTYGVKKFRDDWYKGDALYGDGPAFHMDYYNSFVIHPMLTDVLLIMKKHNLEGADFAEKQLPRLTRYAEQLERFISPEGTFPVVGRSIVYRFGAFHALAQASLMQVLPERVKPAQVRCAMTAVIRNQMKSPKNFDSNGWLRVGFTGEQIDMSESYINTGSVYLCSVGLLALGLPASNEFWSAPYTEWTNLRAWKGESDVKADHALK; translated from the coding sequence ATGACTAATCTGATAAAAACAACCGCTTTTTTAGTATGTTTCCTGTGCCTATCTTTCCATGGTAAAGCACAGCAGAGCGGAGTGGGAGACCGTGCTTTTTGGGTAGAAACATTGACCCGTATTGCGGATCCGGTATTGACGAACCTGAGCAACAATACGCTTAAAAAGAATATGCCTTACGAATCTCTGTCGAAAGACAGGAGTGATTTTGCTCACTTGGAAGCTGTAGGCCGTCTGATCTGCGGTATTTCCCCATGGTTGGAATTGGGGCCGGATAATACACCCGAAGGTCAGTTGCGTGATAAATATATCAAACTGGCTGTAAAAGGTCTGAAGAATGCTGTGAATCCGGAATCTCCCGACTATCTGGTGTTTGGAAAACCTTATCAGCCTTTGGTGGATGCCGCTTTTTTGGCACAGGGTCTCTTGCGTGCAAGAACGCAATTGTGGGATAATTTGGATCCACAGGCAAAAGAATGGATGATCACAGAGTTTAAACGCAGTCGTTCTATTAAGCCTTGGGAGAATAACTGGCTGTTGTTCGCGTCTATGGTTGAGGCTGCCCTGTTGGAGTTTACAGGTGAATGTGATATGGATCGTCTGACATATGGTGTTAAAAAATTCCGTGATGATTGGTATAAAGGAGATGCACTGTATGGTGACGGACCGGCTTTCCACATGGACTACTACAATAGTTTTGTGATCCACCCGATGCTGACAGATGTATTGCTGATCATGAAAAAACATAATCTGGAAGGTGCGGATTTTGCTGAAAAACAGTTACCTCGCCTGACCCGTTATGCTGAACAGCTGGAACGTTTTATCTCTCCGGAAGGAACTTTCCCGGTAGTGGGCCGTTCCATCGTTTACCGCTTTGGAGCATTCCACGCATTGGCACAGGCTAGTTTGATGCAGGTATTGCCGGAACGGGTGAAACCGGCGCAGGTGCGTTGTGCGATGACTGCTGTGATCCGCAACCAGATGAAGTCGCCGAAGAACTTTGATTCAAACGGTTGGTTGCGTGTCGGTTTTACCGGAGAACAAATCGATATGTCAGAGTCTTATATAAATACGGGGAGTGTCTATTTATGTTCTGTAGGTTTGTTGGCGCTGGGATTGCCTGCTTCCAACGAATTTTGGTCGGCTCCTTATACGGAGTGGACGAACCTGCGTGCCTGGAAAGGTGAGAGTGATGTAAAAGCCGATCATGCGCTTAAGTAA
- a CDS encoding glycoside hydrolase family 88 protein: protein MNKFLSYGVFAFTALLASCDSQPKQEPIADVIDRGLKASTEQALLMAKDLEYQEGRLPKAINKEGTLETSDYSWWCSGFFPGELWYLYENNPTPELKKYAEMYTDRVEEVKNITYSHDVGFMLYCSYGNGYRLTGKPEYKDVMLTGANSLATRYDERVGAIRSWDFNKKIWQFPVIIDNMMNLEFFSWASKASGDDRFRKMAISHADKTMNNHFRDDYSCYHVVSYDTITGVPHKKQTHQGAADESAWARGQAWALYGFTMMYRETGKPEYLEQAKHVAAFIMNHPNMPADKVPYWDFDAPGIPNVPRDASAAAIMASALIELSRLDKSAEAKSYLDFAEQQVRSLTSPEYLAAKGTNCNFALMHSTGNFPGNSEVDVPLSYADYYYVEALMRLKKLTDK, encoded by the coding sequence ATGAATAAATTTCTTTCGTACGGAGTGTTTGCGTTCACAGCCTTGTTGGCTTCTTGTGATTCGCAACCCAAACAGGAACCTATCGCGGATGTAATCGACCGTGGTCTGAAGGCCTCGACTGAACAAGCTCTTTTAATGGCAAAAGACCTGGAGTACCAGGAAGGCCGTCTGCCGAAAGCGATCAACAAAGAGGGAACGCTTGAAACCAGCGACTATAGCTGGTGGTGCAGCGGTTTCTTCCCGGGTGAGTTGTGGTATCTGTACGAGAACAATCCGACACCGGAACTGAAAAAGTATGCGGAAATGTATACCGATCGTGTAGAGGAAGTGAAAAATATCACTTACAGCCATGATGTCGGTTTTATGTTGTATTGCAGCTATGGTAACGGATACCGACTGACCGGAAAGCCGGAATATAAAGATGTGATGCTGACCGGAGCGAATTCGCTGGCAACTCGCTATGACGAACGCGTAGGAGCCATCCGTTCCTGGGACTTCAATAAAAAGATATGGCAATTTCCGGTGATTATCGATAATATGATGAACCTGGAATTTTTCAGCTGGGCATCGAAAGCATCCGGTGACGACCGTTTCCGTAAGATGGCCATTTCCCATGCCGATAAAACAATGAACAATCATTTCCGTGATGATTATAGCTGTTATCATGTGGTGTCTTATGATACGATAACCGGTGTTCCTCATAAAAAACAGACGCATCAGGGAGCTGCCGACGAGTCTGCATGGGCTCGCGGACAGGCGTGGGCTTTGTATGGCTTTACCATGATGTACCGTGAAACAGGAAAGCCTGAATATCTGGAGCAGGCAAAACATGTCGCTGCATTCATTATGAACCATCCGAATATGCCGGCTGATAAAGTGCCGTATTGGGACTTCGATGCTCCGGGGATTCCGAATGTACCGAGAGATGCCTCTGCCGCAGCTATTATGGCATCGGCTTTGATCGAACTGAGCCGGCTGGATAAGAGTGCGGAAGCTAAGAGCTATCTTGATTTTGCAGAACAGCAGGTCCGCTCGCTGACAAGTCCGGAATACCTGGCTGCAAAAGGTACCAATTGTAATTTCGCTTTGATGCATTCTACCGGTAATTTTCCCGGTAACAGCGAAGTAGACGTGCCTTTGAGTTATGCCGACTATTATTATGTGGAAGCATTGATGCGTTTAAAAAAACTAACAGATAAATAA